A part of Aspergillus flavus chromosome 1, complete sequence genomic DNA contains:
- a CDS encoding Gryzun, putative trafficking through golgi-domain-containing protein, translating into MDAYPEDYVVHNLPFVLLSGLVPDSEDGLESCYTDYPLLHEKGVHIYSDLPPLSGSTAEELREILLAEDASRTPWEARENTIVGSAGTEYKIKSVGRSYRLPPRKADPPPVSPPMSPTGQGNDISHAPYFVLHSPISPLTPSSPIFSDGLLTPLWVTKHQNLVPAAVINFFPFCLDPNMSSLRDNQLKIEINGLKKDWSSSGYKTRFIVVLLSEESNGAFTEDVDDRVTGIRRATNLDQKSIFLLPPDATPGELKEFGKSLLTLLQPSVMEYYRDLSKHARRKRNRSSIPPPTAPPTTGTSQTLSLQGWNVRYEFKMGIFAEFRQEIDAALRNYESAYETLFGQEVFENIAGWSPRFNDARLLADTIAIRIIRCLLWTGQTAAAVRSWVEHRSRSQDIINRRGKGTRNYGWEAWEARWSMVMAQLIRQAEIPYFTSVGITQDQFNEQYSIFIPREKTVPPGDVSYPWEQLHHEGYWLYRSAKHTMCRRHLAEQIPDEDRIPPGQSPASQIASKSYLYDTYLAPETHVEAPQSGVAGFNHSALILTALNAALDEFSKRDQVRKTECLRLEIAEEYMRVGSWTEAYDILQPLWSKITWRHSGWWQLMEKFGWALRECAVRVQDSETILRVDWELLNRAFQPKSDWRYDIHRSLEDITPVTPKPSVVLRAEDIISSVTASFTFERPEGNVGEPLHGQLVITSCAQRSSSPIRFSEIKIAFEGCLRPIKLQSNHVAETDATTPCTISSPSLREPSTSSDTASLQSPANFLTPLIGTADLTIGPCQTKVFNVACIPREAGESRVASITLLIEEEKFDLTCAMTDLTQRDCFWWKQTKNSVARRRVGKNRDTGRCKIKPKPPNIRITTPNLMETYYTDERIVLKVEIHNEEDEAAEVTAEARLFGRPESAAKVLWLDEEGSPWIQGSESSTPVEGLSHFIKRPLGTLETSSHRQLEIVLTDTRDASDYELEISSVYNLVSDTQTPIIATLRVKIPIIRPFEANYEFMPRLHPQPWPDFFTVDDALLGNDSTPKLGGLQQRWCLNSKVVSFALTPLVIEKISLVLVGVGGGATCHVGPEAIVSPGGPEIYLEELRESSFAVDIHKTVLGDRRPTALNLALEIQWRRSATDESESAMSSNGTTISTLAIPRFVVPGGEPRVLASAMTSQIRSGLIHLDYTIENPSMHFLTFNLTMEASENFAFSGPKTLVVQLVPLSRHTVRYNLLASKRGLWIQPQLVVVDTYFNKTLRVLPTEDMRSDKKGPLIWVDADE; encoded by the exons ATGGACGCCTACCCTGAGGATTATGTCGTCCACAACCTTCCTTTCGTCTTACTCTCTGGCCTTGTACCAGACTCCGAAGATGGTCTGGAATCATGCTACACTGATTATCCCCTCCTCCACGAGAAGGGCGTCCATATATACTCGGATCTTCCGCCGTTGAGCGGTTCGACTGCGGAAGAATTGCGGGAGATACTTCTGGCGGAAGATGCGTCGCGAACTCCGTGGGAAGCTAGGGAAAATACTATAGTGGGATCAGCCGGAACTGAGTATAAAATCAAGAGTGTTGGACGG TCTTATAGACTCCCCCCGCGCAAAGCTGATCCCCCACCTGTATCTCCTCCCATGAGCCCCACCGGTCAGGGCAATGATATATCGCATGCGCCATACTTTGTACTTCACTCTCCAATATCTCCGCTGACGCCTAGTTCACCGATATTTTCAGATGGCTTACTCACCCCCCTATGGGTTACAAAGCACCAAAACCTTGTCCCCGCCGCTGTGATaaacttcttccccttttGCCTAGATCCTAATATGAGTTCCTTGCGCGACAATCAATTAAAGATCGAAATCAATGGACTAAAGAAGGACTGGTCGTCCTCAGGATATAAGACGCGGTTTATCGTTGTTCTCCTTTCGGAAGAGAGTAATGGTGCTTTCACTGAGGATGTCGATGACCGGGTGACCGGCATTCGCAGAGCGACAAATCTCGACCAAAAGTCtatctttctccttccacCTGATGCAACACCTGGCGAACTAAAAGAGTTTGGGAAGTCCCTCCTGACACTACTTCAACCGTCGGTGATGGAGTACTACCGGGATTTGTCTAAACACGCAAGACGGAAACGAAACCGAAGTAGTATTCCTCCCCCGACGGCCCCACCGACAACGGGGACATCTCAAACGCTGTCTCTCCAAGGCTGGAATGTCCGGTATGAATTTAAGATGGGGATCTTTGCGGAATTTAGGCAGGAGATAGATGCAGCTCTTAGGAACTATGAAAGTGCATACGAGACTTTGTTTGGGCAGGAAGTCTTCGAGAATATTGCTGGCTGGAGCCCAAGGTTTAACGATGCACGCCTTCTGGCAGATACTATAGCCATACGGATTATTCGTTGTTTGCTCTGGACGGGACAAACCGCTGCAGCCGTGCGGTCGTGGGTTGAACATCGAAGTCGCTCACAAGATATTATCAATCGGAGAGGTAAAGGCACAAGGAATTATGGATGGGAGGCTTGGGAAGCCAGATGGTCAATGGTAATGGCACAACTGATTCGTCAAGCCGAGATTCCATACTTCACCTCAGTCGGCATCACACAGGATCAGTTTAACGAACAGTACTCAATCTTCATCCCCCGTGAAAAGACGGTCCCTCCCGGAGATGTGTCGTATCCGTGGGAACAATTGCATCACGAAGGCTATTGGTTGTATCGATCAGCAAAGCATACAATGTGCCGACGTCATCTAGCAGAGCAGATTCCGGACGAAGACAGGATACCGCCTGGGCAATCTCCTGCTTCGCAGATAGCAAGCAAGTCCTACCTATATGACACATACCTGGCACCGGAGACTCATGTTGAAGCACCCCAATCAGGGGTGGCGGGATTTAATCATTCTGCCCTAATACTCACTGCATTGAATGCCGCACTAGATGAATTTTCCAAGCGTGATCAGGTGCGGAAGACCGAGTGCCTGAGGTTAGAGATAGCTGAAGAATACATGCGCGTAGGTTCCTGGACCGAAGCTTATGATATACTCCAGCCACTATGGTCTAAGATCACTTGGCGGCATTCGGGCTGGTGGCAGCTTATGGAAAAATTCGGATGGGCTTTGAGGGAGTGCGCTGTACGGGTACAAGATAGTGAAACGATTTTACGAGTGGATTGGGAGCTACTCAACAGGG CGTTTCAACCAAAATCCGACTGGCGATACGACATCCACAGAAGCCTTGAGGATATTACACCAGTCACACCCAAACCCTCTGTTGTTCTCAGAGCGGAGGATATTATATCGAGTG TCACGGCGTCTTTTACTTTCGAGAGACCCGAGGGAAATGTTGGCGAGCCATTACATGGTCAGCTCGTCATAACATCATGCGCACAACGATCATCAAGCCCTATAAGATTTTCTGAGATCAAAATCGCTTTCGAAGGTTGCCTGCGACCAATAAAGTTGCAGTCAAACCACGTAGCTGAAACAGACGCAACGACTCCGTGCACAATATCGTCGCCGTCACTACGAGAGCCGAGTACATCAAGTGATACGGCATCTCTCCAGTCACCCGCTAATTTCTTAACACCACTTATTGGAACTGCCGATCTGACCATTGGCCCTTGTCAGACAAAGGTTTTTAATGTGGCTTGTATCCCTCGAGAAGCCGGAGAGTCTCGAGTGGCCTCGATCACACTTttgattgaagaagagaaattcGACCTTACTTGTGCCATGACAGACTTGACCCAACGTGATTGTTTCTGGTGGAAACAAACCAAGAACTCTGTGGCTCGAAGGCGGGTAGGCAAAAATCGGGACACTGGCCGATGTAAGATAAAACCCAAACCGCCCAATATACGGATCACAACTCCCAATCTGATGGAAACCTACTACACGGATGAACGTATTGTCCTCAAGGTTGAAATTCATaacgaggaggatgaagctGCGGAAGTTACAGCCGAGGCTAGGCTTTTTGGTCGACCAGAATCGGCAGCTAAGGTCTTATGGCTTGACGAGGAAGGCTCACCGTGGATACAGGGCTCCGAGAGCAGTACCCCAGTGGAAGGCCTTTCTCATTTTATCAAGCGGCCTCTTGGGACATTGGAGACATCCTCTCACCGGCAGCTGGAAATTGTCCTCACGGATACGCGTGATGCCTCTGATTACGAGCTTGAAATATCATCTGTATATAACCTCGTATCTGATACCCAGACTCCAATCATCGCAACCTTGAGAGTGAAGATACCGATAATACGGCCGTTTGAGGCCAACTACGAATTCATGCCACGTCTCCATCCTCAACCATGGCCAGATTTCTTTACTGTCGATGATGCATTGCTTGGAAATGACTCAACCCCAAAACTCGGGGGCTTGCAGCAGCGGTGGTGCCTTAACTCAAAGGTCGTTTCTTTTGCGCTAACGCCGCTTGTTATCGAAAAAATATCACTGGTGCTAGttggggttggtggaggggCCACGTGCCATGTCGGCCCTGAAGCGATCGTTAGTCCAGGCGGACCAGAGATCTACTTGGAGGAGCTTCGCGAGTCCAGTTTTGCGGTGGATATCCACAAGACAGTTCTAGGCGACCGACGACCTACAGCTCTGAACCTCGCTCTGGAAATTCAATGGCGACGAAGCGCAACCGATGAGAGTGAATCGGCCATGAGCAGCAACGGTACGACTATATCCACACTTGCGATTCCTCGCTTTGTCGTTCCGGGGGGAGAACCACGTGTGCTTGCCTCGGCAATGACCTCCCAGATACGTTCTGGATTGATTCACTTAGACTACACCATCGAGAATCCGTCGATGCACTTCCTTACCTTTAACTTAACTATGGAGGCCAGCGAAAACTTCGCCTTTAGCGGTCCGAAAACGCTGGTCGTCCAGCTGGTGCCTTTGAGCCGACACACGGTTCGGTACAACCTACTGGCATCTAAACGGGGGCTATGGATACAGCCACAACTGGTTGTAGTGGACACATACTTCAACAAAACCCTTCGGGTGCTCCCCACAGAAGACATGCGGTCGGACAAGAAGGGGCCCTTGATATGGGTTGATGCCGATGAGTAA
- a CDS encoding uncharacterized protein (expressed protein) produces the protein MVLTDYCVYIDIQIHEPTTAYIMIFTFEGPSFLSCAIYPHQIIVLLSISRHIMCISKHDLRSILPYYQQLTYVILSSDSEIYSSWFGRVLYMIMITHVIITSRLPSWTQHAMPRPTHSLGQRASNPRCKVYIYTYIYVYVYYILFIIISIVVVLSNRY, from the coding sequence ATGGTATTGACCGATTAttgtgtatatatagatatacaGATACATGAACCGACAACAGCATATATTATGATATTTACGTTTGAAGGGCCGTCATTTCTCTCCTGCGCAATTTATCCCCATCAAATCATAGTTCTCTTAAGTATATCACGTCATATCATGTGTATATCCAAGCACgacctacggagtatactacCATACTATCAACAACTAACATACGTGATCCTATCATCAGACAGCGAGATATACTCATCCTGGTTTGGCCGAGTTCTTTatatgattatgattacCCATGTGATAATAACCTCTCGCCTACCCTCGTGGACGCAACACGCAATGCCTCGCCCAACACATTCCCTTGGTCAAAGAGCGTCAAACCCTAGATGTAaagtgtatatatatacatacatatatgtgtatgtgtattatatattattcaTAATCATAAGCATTGTAGTTGTTTTATCAAACCGTTATTGA
- a CDS encoding putative esterase of the alpha-beta hydrolase superfamily (patatin-like serine hydrolase, putative), which produces MESWVAICGLFAAVVNMILDVAQFWKERLLSWWRSKSPLSRLRYRLANAQTYEEWEEAAFELDELLSMDLWRQNPTSRHYDYRLILGRLEALMSAREDEDILTLVNLLRSGLVRNLGNITSPRLSLHAYAGTKLLIDDYITQVALSIQHVTALHTATVSEGRFDSQAKLELLHDTRQAFGRTTLLLQGGSIFGLCHLGVVKALHLQGLLPRIITGTATGALIAALVGVHTEDELLTFLNGDGIDLTAFDRQRKIRLDAGNNPWLPYTTGDSWLWTLLRRVQRYIRKGYFLDAEVLEECVRANLGDLTFEEAYARSKRILNITVATSDKGSTPNLLNYLTAPNVLIWSAAVASNASSNSLYQPVTIYCKDETGSIVPWGLSRHGSSQSGRRTEYTDAESPLTRIAELFNVNHFIVSQARPYLIPFLRSDVNLLDRRPTGQWSITRSLMRLVATEIRHRLRQLDYVGLLPQALARLLIEETIPGPNLTLVPDLSLKDFTKLFQNPDKESLAQWILRGERGTWPAISALKVRCVIEIELDKGYQVVRRRRPAENPSSSVQHTMGQRPMPNEGIPRKWRGYSIDHDRDMTGLLGNLDHQQDDLNS; this is translated from the exons ATGGAGTCTTGGGTGGCTATTTGCGGGTTATTCGCCGCAGTTGTGAACATGATATTGGACGTCGCGCAATTTTGGAAAGAA AGGTTATTGTCATGGTGGAGATCGAAATCGCCCCTCAGCAGACTGCGATACCGTCTAGCTAACGCTCAAACGTACgaagaatgggaggaagCTGCCTTCGAGTTGGATGAGCTTCTGAGTATGGATCTGTG GCGCCAAAACCCAACAAGCCGTCATTATGATTATCGACTCATTCTGGGCCGACTGGAGGCCTTGATGAGTGCTCGAGAGGACGAAGATATCCTGACGTTGGTCAACCTCCTTCGGTCCGGACTCGTCCGCAATCTAGGCAACATCACCTCTCCCAGACTGTCGCTCCACGCTTATGCTGGTACAAAGCTCCTCATAGACGATTATATCACCCAGGTTGCACTTTCCATCCAGCATGTGACAGCTCTGCATACGGCCACTGTTTCTGAAGGTAGATTTGACTCCCAAGCTAAATTGGAGCTACTACACGACACCCGGCAGGCCTTTGGCAGAACAACGCTCCTTCTGCAAGGCGGGTCCATCTTTGGGCTATGTCATTTGGGCGTGGTGAAAGCCTTACACTTACAGGGTCTCTTGCCCAGGATCATTACAGGGACCGCCACTGGGGCACTCATCGCAGCCCTCGTTGGTGTTCACACAGAAGATGAATTGCTGACTTTCCTTAATGGTGATGGCATTGATTTAACCGCCTTTGATCGCCAACGGAAAATAAGACTTGATGCCGGAAACAATCCGTGGTTGCCATACACTACGGGTGACAGTTGGTTGTGGACTTTGCTTCGACGAGTTCAACGGTACATTCGGAAAGGCTATTTTCTTGATGCCGAGGTCTTGGAAGAATGTGTGCGAGCAAATCTTGGTGACTTGACATTTGAAGAAGCGTACGCACGGTCGAAACGCATCCTCAATATTACGGTGGCGACGTCGGATAAGGGCAGTACTCCTAATCTGCTCAATTACCTGACCGCGCCGAATGTG TTGATCTGGTCAGCAGCAGTAGCCTCAAACGCATCGTCAAACTCGCTCTATCAGCCTGTTACAATCTACTGTAAAGATGAAACCGGCTCTATTGTTCCGTGGGGTCTTTCGCGACATGGTTCCTCCCAGTCGGGGCGCCGCACGGAGTACACAGATGCTGAATCACCGCTAACCCGAATTGCTGAGCTGTTTAATGTGAATCACTTCATTGTGTCGCAAGCCCGACCATACCTCATCCCCTTTCTCCGGTCCGACGTGAATCTTTTGGATCGCCGTCCGACGGGGCAGTGGAGTATCACCCGGTCACTGATGCGCTTGGTCGCTACCGAGATCCGCCACCGACTGAGACAGCTCGATTATGTTGGTCTTCTGCCACAAGCGCTCGCACGACTTCTCATCGAGGAGACGATACCTGGCCCCAATCTCACACTGGTTCCCGATCTCTCCTTGAAGGACTTTACCAAATTATTCCAGAACCCAGACAAGGAGTCTTTGGCTCAATGGATCCTAAGGGGCGAGAGAGGGACGTGGCCTGCGATCAGTGCCTTGAAGGTCCGTTGCGTTATTGAAATCGAGTTAGATAAGGGCTACCAGGTTGTTCGGCGACGACGACCAGCCGAGaacccctcttcctctgttCAACATACTATGGGTCAGCGGCCCATGCCAAATGAAGGGATCCCGAGGAAGTGGAGAGGATATAGCATCGATCATGACAGAGATATGACGGGTTTATTAGGGAATCTCGATCATCAGCAGGACGACCTCAACTCGTGA
- a CDS encoding uncharacterized protein (60S ribosomal protein L9), which yields MRYIHSEERLPIPENVKIHIRSRVVTVEGPRGKLVKDLSHIAVTFGRPEKDVISIELHHGARKGVATLRTVRTIINNLIIGVTKGFKYKMRYVYAHFPINVNIEKNAETGLYDVEIRNFLGEKYVRRITAQPGVEIITSPNVKDELQLSGNSLENVSQSAADIQQICRVRNKDIRKFLDGLYVSERGNIVEE from the exons ATGCGGTACATTCACTCCGAGGAACGGCTGCCCATCCCCGAGAATG TGAAGATTCACATTCGCTCCCGGGTTGTGACCGTTGAGGGCCCTCGAG GCAAGCTTGTTAAGGACCTCTCCCACATCGCTGTCACTTTCGGCCGCCCCGAGAAGGATGTTATCTCTATCGAGCTGCACCACGGTGCCCGCAAGGGTGTCGCTACCCTGCGTACCGTCCgtaccatcatcaacaacctgaTCATTGGTGTCACCAAGGGCTTCAAGTACAAGATGCGCTACGTCTACGCTCACTTTCCCATCAACGTCAACATTGAGAAGAACGCTGAGACTGGCCTCTACGACGTTGAGATCAG AAACTTCTTGGGTGAGAAGTACGTTCGTCGTATCACTGCCCAGCCCGGTGTTGAGATCATCACTTCCCCCAACGTCAAGGATGAGCTTCAGCTCTCTGGCAACTCCCTTGAGAATGTCTCCCAGAGTGCTGCCGACATCCAGCAGATCTGCAGAGTCCGCAACAAGGATATCCGAAAG TTCCTTGACGGTCTGTACGTGTCTGAGCGGGGTAACATTGTTGAGGAATAG
- a CDS encoding alpha/beta fold family hydrolase, with the protein MVTMDCPEDSAASIFNTPFQSSSSFLARRSKSRSHSINCHPIDPASPEVISSLISSLSTISVPLQTHFDSVPCLDSDTDLSLSVLPLERHSSPGASHEHGVGVRKGPPQAFEEASHSPFLHPDDAAAAPVIRMARAPPSPKSKATTTDASASPIRPTSRGSYTSSRATYEDNTFGMITAEPGPRVSTAPSIASTSSRKSLKSQFGLLKKSSRDFTCDKDRHAERLRKTSSYNDSLRHNLPRSRTSVRSMHSIADVAENGRYSRSAKEAFREHGANSQNEEYLALQSARASAPSTPGGIGSGRTIPVRESSLRHSFSSSSKHRRSTRHSRYSSTASKDTKVDSDAGNEAEHVTKRIRELKDQQQKIKNELEIDDSPDKASREPSTKHTQPPQKPSAVDNGDEQSDTGSNRINAFDESAPAPAVMTGRSRSTTRNNPQLALKAINCPTQSLAPRQSFDKPDQVEKLRYRRSVEQSTAPRHHKRSPSGPVSPGRASVVDERPSSADSIDLAVLDYVSAPRLTQKVTHPTTGRKIAFSEVGDPKGHVVLCCLGMGLTRYLMAFYDELARSLHLRLVTLDRPGVGESGPYVDEAGTPLSWPDDVAIVCNYIKVTKFSILAHSAGAIYALATALRIPQHIRGRIHLLAPWIPPSQLSSIGSQRAPVPTNAVPYSQRILRALPTSILKVANSSFMSATSASLTASLPKSSRRTRRKATMKDSSNSALIEASGSPRYPSNRVYQQGADLQALQIKKLQIPNGTGVEGIDTATNQAVAEFEKRERQSDYDNRLTHKVWELATTNANPAVDLVVCLERRQPIGFRYVDITRNVVIHHGSRDTRVPVDNVRWLGQSMRRCEVRILEGEGHGLMASATVMGNVLMEIAKEWEDWMTVVQGKRRATIGTRSGIAVQA; encoded by the exons ATGGTCACCATGGATTGCCCAGAGGACTCTGCGGCGTCCATATTCAATACCCCCTTTCAATCCTCATCGTCGTTTTTAGCCCGCCGAAGCAAATCACGCTCACATTCTATTAATTGCCATCCGATCGATCCGGCATCGCCTGAAGTAATAAGTTCCTTAATATCGTCTCTCTCCACGATTTCGGTACCTCTTCAGACACATTTCGACAGCGTACCGTGCCTTGATTCCGATACCGACCTTTCGCTATCTGTTTTACCATTGGAGCGACACTCCTCCCCCGGCGCAAGTCATGAGCATGGTGTTGGCGTGAGAAAAGGGCCACCTCAAGCCTTCGAAGAGGCTTCGCATAGTCCCTTTCTGCATCCAGATgacgctgctgctgcacCGGTCATTCGCATGGCCCGggctcctccatctccaaagTCAAAAGCGACGACCACCGACGCCTCTGCTTCTCCAATAAGACCTACTTCTAGGGGCTCATACACGTCCTCAAGGGCAACGTACGAAGACAACACCTTCGGCATGATCACAGCCGAACCTGGCCCACGAGTCTCGACTGCACCTAGTATTGCCTCGACTAGTTCCCGGAAGAGTTTAAAGAGTCAGTTTGGCCTGTTGAAAAAGTCGTCTCGGGATTTCACATGCGACAAGGATAGACACGCAGAACGTTTGCGGAAGACGAGTAGCTACAACGACAGTTTAAGACATAATCTTCCTCGAAGTAGAACCAGTGTACGCTCGATGCATTCTATCGCTGATGTGGCCGAAAATGGCCGGTACAGCCGCTCCGCTAAGGAGGCCTTCAGGGAACACGGGGCTAACTCTCAGAATGAAGAGTATCTTGCGTTGCAAAGCGCGCGCGCGAGCGCACCCAGCACCCCTGGAGGCATCGGAAGTGGCAGGACAATTCCTGTTCGCGAGTCTTCTCTACGTCATAGcttctcttccagctctAAGCACCGGAGATCTACCCGCCATAGCCGATATTCGTCCACGGCAAGCAAAGATACGAAAGTGGATAGTGACGCTGGAAACGAAGCAGAGCATGTGACCAAGAGGATACGAGAGCTGAAGGATCAGCaacagaagatcaagaacgAATTGGAGATAGACGATAGCCCTGACAAGGCCTCGAGGGAGCCGTCCACAAAACACACTCAACCACCGCAAAAGCCTAGTGCAGTCGACAACGGTGATGAGCAAAGTGACACTGGAAGTAATAGGATCAATGCGTTCGATGAGAgcgctccagctccagctgTTATGACGGGAAGAAGTAGGTCAACGACCCGTAATAATCCGCAACTCGCATTAAAAGCAATCAATTGCCCGACACAATCGTTGGCGCCGAGACAATCCTTTGACAAGCCTGACCAGGTTGAAAAGTTACGTTATCGACGTTCAGTGGAACAGTCAACTGCGCCGCGGCACCACAAACGGTCCCCATCCGGCCCTGTTTCTCCAGGCCGTGCTTCTGTTGTGGATGAGCGCCCATCCAGTGCCGATTCAATCGACCTTGCCGTTCTAGATTATGTTTCCGCTCCTAGGCTTACCCAGAAAGTAACCCATCCTACCACTGGCCGCAAGATAGCTTTTTCGGAGGTCGGAGACCCTAAAGGGCACGTCGTATTATGCTGTCTTGGGATGGGCTTAACCAGATACCTAATGGCGTTCTATGACGAGCTAGCACGATCGCTTCATCTCCGACTCGTCACGTTGGACCGTCCTGGGGTAGGCGAAAGCGGGCCTTACGTAGATGAGGCGGGGACTCCTCTCAGTTGGCCAG ACGATGTTGCAATTGTATGCAACTATATCAAAGTAACAAAATTCTCAATCCTCGCCCACTCTGCTGGTGCTATTTATGCTCTAGCAACTGCCCTAAGGATCCCCCAGCATATCAGGGGTCGCATACATCTTCTAGCTCCCTGGATCCCACCATCTCAACTGTCTAGCATCGGCTCACAGAGAGCTCCAGTTCCTACGAATGCTGTTCCATACTCTCAACGGATCCTTCGTGCTCTACCGACGTCTATTCTGAAGGTTGCTAACTCGAGTTTCATGAGCGCAACAAGTGCGAGCTTGACCGCTAGCCTCCCCAAATCCTCTCGGCGCACTAGGCGAAAGGCGACAATGAAAGACTCATCTAACTCAGCTTTGATTGAAGCAAGCGGCTCTCCACGTTATCCATCCAACCGAGTATACCAACAAGGAGCTGACCTCCAAGCGTTACAAATCAAGAAACTGCAAATACCTAATGGGACCGGAGTTGAGGGTATAGACACTGCAACAAACCAGGCGGTGGCTGAGTTCGAGAAACGTGAACGCCAGTCTGATTATGACAACCGCTTGACGCACAAGGTCTGGGAACTGGCCACCACGAATGCAAATCCGGCGGTGGACCTCGTAGTTTGCTTGGAACGCCGACAACCGATTGGATTCCGCTATGTCGATATCACCCGCAATGTCGTTATACACCATGGAAGCAGAGATACGCGCGTTCCCGTTGATAATGTGAGGTGGCTTGGCCAAAGTATGCGACGCTGTGAGGTTCGAATCCTCGAGGGAGAAGGCCATGGGCTGATGGCCTCAGCAACAGTTATGGGTAATGTCTTAATGGAAATTGCCAAGGAGTGGGAAGACTGGATGACGGTAGTCCAGGGTAAGCGTCGAGCAACTATAGGAACAAGATCAGGCATCGCTGTTCAAGCCTAA
- a CDS encoding glutaredoxin domain protein: MLPQRRIKLLAIAALALVIMVIYYSSDARGVQNQKFYRSTVAAIEAHTQTKEPGVAAGSSPDEQRLSENPTYGDAAKPADDQMAPAIPRNGDEETEEISIAGRTKMTVPKDRNNPERQVQGSGTDERVEAKTELNSILKRSPIIIFSKSYCPHSARAKSILLDKYSIVPAPYVVELDQHSLGQPLQALLAENTGRRTVPNILVSGRSIGGGDDVVALDEKDELASTFKKLGGQWVHEVSRNEAGH; encoded by the exons ATGCTACCTCAACGGCGCATCAAGCTTTTGGCTATTGCTGCTCTAGCGCTAGTTATCATGGTCATTTACTATTCG AGCGATGCACGGGGGGTACAGAACCAAAAGTTCTACCGGTCGACTGTCGCCGCGATAGAAGCACACACGCAGACGAAGGAACCTGGGGTAGCTGCAGGCAGCTCTCCGGACGAGCAACGGTTAAGCGAAAACCCTACTTATGGAGACGCAGCAAAGCCCGCAGACGACCAGATGGCGCCAGCGATCCCAAGAAACGGTGATGAAGAGACGGAGGAGATATCGATTGCCGGGCGGACAAAAATGACCGTCCCTAAAGACCGCAACAATCCAGAAAGGCAAGTGCAGGGATCGGGTACCGATGAGCGTGTGGAAGCGAAGACAGAGCTcaatagtatattaaaacGATCGCCGA TTATTATCTTTTCCAAGTCCTATTGCCCCCATAGCGCCCGGGCCAAGTCTATCCTCTTAGACAAATACTCAATTGTCCCAGCACCTTACGTGGTAGAGCTTGACCAACATTCATTGGGCCAACCGCTGCAAGCTCTCTTGGCAGAGAATACTGGCCGCCGCACCGTGCCTAATATTCTAGTTAGTGGAAGAAGCATTGGTGGTGGGGATGATGTGGTCGCTCTCGATGAGAAGGACGAGTTGGCGTCAACATTTAAGAAGTTGGGAGGACAGTGGGTCCATGAGGTCAGTCGTAATGAGGCAGGACACTAA